One window of Paenibacillus albicereus genomic DNA carries:
- a CDS encoding BMP family protein, with protein MDKRKMAHRTISGSGAAGGLRLAALLLALALALAGCGGGETAKTGASAPEGNDPGRLKVALLVPGAVNDNGWNSVAYSGLMKIKDELGAETQVSEKVGQSDMAEFLRGYAQDGFDVVIGHGFEFAEPMMDIAKDFPDTWFLVTSSTAAQEPNVASISINNREQGYLMGTAAALLSQSGKVAAIGGMDIPPITNSVAGFKEGAEAAVPGIEVLTAMTGSGEDIAKAKETAISMIEKGADVVMTNANAAGNGGIEAAKQEGVLAIGSNVDLNPIAPDTIAVSVIQDYPAAMLSVVKEVQEGRMKAEPKLLGVKEGAVYLSPYHGFEAKIPQEAKDRIEAVVASLQDGSLQVKNSD; from the coding sequence ATGGACAAGAGGAAGATGGCGCATCGAACGATCAGCGGCTCGGGAGCGGCGGGAGGGCTGCGGCTGGCCGCGCTGCTGCTGGCGCTCGCTCTGGCGCTGGCGGGCTGCGGAGGCGGGGAGACGGCGAAAACGGGCGCATCGGCGCCGGAGGGCAACGACCCGGGCCGCTTGAAGGTCGCGCTGCTCGTTCCGGGAGCGGTGAACGACAACGGCTGGAACAGCGTCGCCTACAGCGGCTTGATGAAGATCAAGGACGAGCTTGGAGCGGAAACGCAGGTTTCGGAGAAGGTCGGTCAATCCGACATGGCCGAGTTCCTGCGCGGCTATGCGCAGGACGGCTTCGACGTCGTCATCGGGCATGGCTTCGAGTTCGCGGAGCCGATGATGGACATCGCCAAGGACTTTCCGGATACGTGGTTCCTCGTGACGAGCTCCACCGCGGCGCAGGAGCCGAACGTCGCGTCGATCAGCATCAACAACCGCGAGCAGGGCTATCTGATGGGCACGGCCGCGGCGCTGCTGTCGCAGTCGGGCAAGGTCGCCGCCATCGGCGGCATGGACATCCCGCCGATCACCAATTCCGTGGCGGGCTTCAAGGAAGGCGCGGAGGCCGCCGTGCCGGGCATCGAGGTGTTGACGGCGATGACGGGAAGCGGCGAGGATATCGCCAAGGCGAAGGAGACGGCGATCTCCATGATCGAGAAAGGCGCCGACGTCGTCATGACGAACGCGAATGCGGCCGGCAACGGAGGCATCGAGGCGGCGAAGCAGGAGGGCGTGCTGGCGATCGGCTCCAACGTGGATCTGAACCCGATCGCGCCGGATACGATCGCGGTCAGCGTCATCCAGGACTATCCGGCGGCGATGCTGTCCGTCGTCAAGGAGGTTCAGGAAGGCCGCATGAAGGCGGAGCCCAAGCTGCTCGGCGTGAAGGAAGGGGCGGTATATCTCAGTCCCTACCATGGCTTCGAGGCCAAGATTCCGCAGGAAGCGAAGGACCGGATCGAAGCGGT
- a CDS encoding ABC transporter ATP-binding protein, producing the protein MRISAGEEIVLATRGLTKRFGSFTANDGLDLDFRRGEIHAILGENGAGKSTLMNMLSGLIEPDGGEIRLNGASVRFGSPRAAMRAGIGMVHQHFMLVPALTAAENVLIGLKQGRGPLLRKRQACRDIAELSERYGLRIDPARKVQELSVGQQQRVEIVKTLYRGAEFIILDEPTAVLTPLETEELMAILRGLREQGKTIVFISHKLQEVMGVCDRVSVLRAGRLVASRDVSATSAAELASLMVGRELKPVLPRTAAREGKVRLAMRDVHAEAPGGQSLRGVSLELREGEILGIAGVDGNGQRELCEVLLGLLRRTGGQVELGGASLERPNPRRMAELGVGYIPEDRHREGLCLDLTIGESLIAKSYRSRPFSRFGLLRPRKVREAAEQAVHSFRVRTPGLAAPVRALSGGNQQKVVLARELMLEPSLLLAMQPTRGMDVGAAEQVHARLLAERERGCAVLLLSTELEEVRALSDRIAVLFKGRLVGVMARGEFEAERIGLWMAGLDG; encoded by the coding sequence ATGCGGATAAGCGCAGGGGAAGAGATCGTGCTCGCCACGCGCGGGCTGACGAAGCGCTTCGGCTCGTTCACGGCGAACGACGGATTGGACTTGGACTTTCGGCGCGGAGAGATCCATGCCATCCTCGGCGAGAACGGGGCGGGCAAAAGCACGCTGATGAACATGCTCTCCGGCCTGATCGAGCCCGACGGGGGAGAGATTCGGCTGAACGGAGCGTCCGTCCGCTTCGGCTCGCCGCGAGCGGCGATGAGAGCGGGCATCGGCATGGTGCATCAGCACTTCATGCTCGTGCCGGCGCTGACGGCAGCGGAGAATGTCCTGATCGGGCTGAAGCAGGGGCGCGGACCGCTGCTGCGCAAGCGGCAGGCCTGCCGCGACATCGCGGAGCTGTCGGAGCGGTACGGCCTGCGGATCGACCCTGCGCGCAAGGTGCAGGAGCTGTCCGTCGGCCAGCAGCAGCGGGTGGAGATCGTCAAGACGCTGTATCGCGGAGCCGAGTTCATCATCCTCGACGAGCCGACGGCCGTGCTGACGCCGCTCGAGACGGAGGAGCTGATGGCGATCCTGCGCGGCTTGCGGGAGCAGGGCAAGACGATCGTCTTCATCAGCCACAAGCTGCAGGAGGTGATGGGCGTCTGCGACCGCGTGAGCGTGCTGCGGGCAGGGCGGCTCGTCGCGAGCCGGGACGTCTCCGCCACGAGCGCGGCGGAGCTGGCCTCGCTCATGGTCGGACGCGAGCTGAAGCCGGTATTGCCGCGAACGGCGGCGCGCGAGGGCAAGGTCCGGCTGGCGATGAGGGACGTGCATGCGGAGGCGCCGGGGGGCCAGAGCCTGCGCGGAGTTTCGCTGGAGCTGCGCGAAGGGGAGATTCTCGGCATCGCCGGCGTCGACGGCAACGGCCAGCGGGAGCTGTGCGAGGTGCTGCTCGGCCTGCTGCGGCGGACGGGCGGCCAGGTGGAGCTCGGAGGAGCCAGCCTGGAGCGGCCGAATCCGCGCCGGATGGCGGAGCTCGGGGTCGGCTATATTCCGGAGGACCGGCATCGGGAGGGGCTGTGCCTCGATCTGACGATCGGCGAGAGCCTGATCGCCAAATCTTATCGGAGCCGTCCGTTCAGCCGCTTCGGGCTGCTGCGGCCGAGGAAGGTGCGGGAAGCCGCCGAGCAGGCGGTGCACTCGTTCCGAGTGCGTACGCCCGGCCTGGCTGCGCCGGTGCGCGCGCTCTCCGGGGGCAACCAGCAGAAGGTCGTGCTGGCGAGAGAGCTCATGCTGGAGCCGAGCCTGCTGCTGGCGATGCAGCCGACGCGCGGCATGGACGTCGGAGCCGCGGAGCAGGTGCACGCGCGGCTGCTCGCCGAGCGCGAGCGCGGCTGCGCCGTGCTGCTCCTGTCGACGGAGCTGGAGGAGGTGCGGGCGCTTTCCGACCGCATCGCCGTCCTGTTCAAGGGCAGGCTGGTCGGCGTCATGGCGCGCGGAGAGTTCGAGGCCGAGCGGATCGGCCTGTGGATGGCGGGGCTGGACGGGTGA